The following are encoded in a window of Bacteroidia bacterium genomic DNA:
- a CDS encoding glycosyltransferase family 39 protein: protein MKKLWIWITLNFVLHVFFMNRPPNSLHTWRQCSTLAVARNFYEESMNIFKPRVDNRGLSDGVTGMQFPSLEYLFAIVYHITGEKYWIARFLTWCIFVAGVIGLYLWVNEWLQSKPIAYYTAVIFLFIPELFFHCINPLPDILALSASIWALYFYQRFNQNRTWKNVLICTFFATLAGLTKIQYLAIGFFMVTIFFISWQTYTYKDILKLTVLGICSVVVPLSWYRHAVYLIRTSGLYDFGIEFRPAKETKLIVEILEKNIISDLPELLLGFSSFVLFVYGLIRIKEVIKQRKYFLPILVWSIALLIYHFVELTQMKYHEYYMLPYTIVLSTIAGWGMYKLSQHTVKGLRYLAYLCFYLVPVVAIIRIYPARWLTDSHLLPDELYYEQSRQILRQSVPDQSLCIVGPDASGAIFFYMLHKKGFAILDCHRAVEEFEKHKSYAQYLYWYEKE from the coding sequence TTATGAAGAAAGCATGAACATATTCAAACCCCGCGTAGACAATCGAGGGCTCTCTGATGGAGTTACGGGCATGCAATTTCCTTCACTTGAATACTTGTTTGCGATAGTCTACCATATTACAGGTGAAAAATATTGGATAGCGCGATTTTTGACATGGTGCATTTTTGTAGCAGGAGTTATAGGTTTATACCTTTGGGTAAATGAGTGGCTGCAGAGTAAACCTATCGCTTATTACACGGCGGTTATTTTTCTATTTATTCCTGAACTTTTTTTTCATTGCATCAACCCTTTACCAGACATATTAGCTTTAAGTGCAAGTATATGGGCTTTGTATTTCTATCAAAGGTTTAATCAAAATAGAACTTGGAAAAACGTTCTCATTTGTACTTTCTTTGCTACTCTTGCAGGGCTTACCAAAATACAGTATTTAGCTATTGGCTTTTTTATGGTAACAATTTTTTTCATCTCTTGGCAAACATATACCTACAAAGATATTTTGAAATTGACCGTACTCGGAATTTGTAGTGTAGTTGTTCCTTTATCTTGGTACAGGCATGCAGTGTATCTTATTAGAACTTCGGGGCTGTATGATTTTGGAATAGAATTCCGCCCTGCCAAAGAAACCAAACTTATTGTTGAGATTTTAGAGAAAAACATTATCAGCGATTTACCTGAACTGCTTTTAGGTTTTAGTAGTTTTGTGCTTTTTGTGTATGGCTTAATCCGCATTAAAGAGGTAATAAAGCAAAGAAAATATTTTTTACCCATATTAGTTTGGAGTATTGCTCTGTTGATTTATCATTTCGTGGAGTTGACACAGATGAAGTACCATGAGTATTACATGCTACCTTATACGATAGTACTCTCTACCATTGCTGGTTGGGGCATGTATAAGCTTAGTCAACATACAGTAAAAGGATTGAGATATTTAGCATATCTATGTTTTTACTTAGTTCCTGTTGTGGCAATAATTAGGATTTATCCTGCAAGGTGGCTGACAGACAGCCATTTACTTCCTGACGAGTTATATTATGAGCAGAGTAGGCAAATACTTAGGCAAAGTGTACCTGACCAGTCGTTATGTATAGTAGGTCCAGATGCTTCGGGAGCGATTTTTTTCTATATGTTACACAAGAAGGGCTTTGCAATTTTGGACTGCCATCGTGCGGTTGAAGAATTTGAAAAGCATAAGTCCTATGCTCAATATTTGTATTGGTATGAAAAGGAGT